A single window of Chitinivorax sp. B DNA harbors:
- a CDS encoding ATPase, T2SS/T4P/T4SS family, with protein sequence MSRYGTLFTGSTDTVDTPVPAKAAYRLLLVDDEENVLRALQRVFRQENYQIDTAANGHAAIEQLRGQAYQLMICDYLMPGMTGGELLKRAKDMQPDMIRIMLTGQADTGAVLAAIKEGAVYKFILKPWNDDDLRITVALALEQYELVQRNKLLQQDIAKKQKEIAALAKMTVSNRSQLAIMLAKRGLLSERQVQELHRLQLNKREPIMQLLLEKGWVAEATIHEVLRKDLLIEQVDLAEMHIDPLLVELIPRAFCERQLVMPLKLEGKRLLLAMADPLDMGMIDDMRFVSGLDVVPVLAGIREIRQKIVATYVQEEADVSFEDLQTLVGGAELYEGIEIVIEEDEVASLEDLLHATEEPPAIRLVNVIVLEAIRLGASDIHIHPRTKNVVVRYRIDGILIDKIHIPHNLHQSMVSRLKIMSELDISERRRPQDGRITVKAPNRIVDLRISTLPTINGEKVVMRILDRNNTVVGIQELGLSDSDLDKVKLLVEKPQGIVLATGPTGSGKTTTLYSMLQTSATPTKNYVTIEDPVEYYMDMAGQVLIKERIGLTFPLVLRAILRQDPDVIMLGEIRDLDTAEVAFHAAMTGHLVYSTLHTNSAIATISRLLDLGLKAHVIATALEGIIAQRLVRRICSYCAQRVPIDPVTYRKLGQAFAKAPEIASRGGGCTRCHQTGYQGRVGLYEVLVPDDTLRHLIAGGANPAEISRYARSLEAGSLLEDGYRKVVAGHTTADEVLRVLGPCS encoded by the coding sequence ATGAGCCGCTACGGAACCCTGTTCACTGGCAGTACCGACACCGTCGATACCCCGGTACCGGCGAAAGCAGCCTATCGACTGTTGTTGGTGGATGACGAGGAAAATGTCCTGCGAGCGCTGCAACGGGTGTTCCGCCAGGAAAACTACCAGATCGATACCGCAGCCAACGGCCATGCTGCCATCGAGCAATTGCGTGGTCAGGCCTATCAACTGATGATCTGTGACTATCTGATGCCGGGCATGACGGGTGGTGAGCTGCTCAAGCGTGCCAAAGACATGCAGCCGGACATGATCCGCATCATGCTGACTGGGCAGGCAGATACCGGTGCGGTACTGGCCGCGATCAAAGAAGGGGCAGTCTACAAATTCATTCTCAAGCCTTGGAATGATGATGACTTACGTATCACGGTAGCACTGGCCCTGGAACAGTATGAGCTGGTTCAACGCAACAAGCTGCTGCAGCAGGATATTGCCAAGAAGCAAAAGGAGATCGCCGCGCTGGCCAAAATGACGGTGAGCAACCGCAGCCAGCTGGCCATCATGCTGGCAAAACGAGGCCTGTTGAGCGAACGCCAGGTTCAGGAACTACACCGGCTGCAGCTCAACAAACGCGAACCCATCATGCAGCTGTTGCTGGAGAAAGGGTGGGTGGCTGAAGCCACCATTCATGAAGTGCTGCGTAAAGATCTGTTGATCGAGCAGGTCGATTTGGCCGAGATGCATATCGATCCACTACTGGTAGAACTGATTCCGCGTGCCTTTTGCGAGCGGCAATTGGTGATGCCGTTGAAGCTGGAAGGCAAGCGGCTGTTGCTGGCCATGGCTGATCCGCTCGATATGGGCATGATCGACGATATGCGTTTTGTCTCAGGGCTGGATGTGGTGCCGGTGCTGGCTGGCATTCGCGAAATTCGCCAGAAGATCGTGGCGACTTATGTTCAGGAAGAGGCCGACGTTTCATTTGAGGATTTGCAGACGTTGGTCGGTGGGGCCGAGTTGTATGAAGGCATCGAGATCGTCATCGAGGAAGACGAAGTTGCCTCGCTTGAAGACCTGTTGCATGCGACCGAAGAGCCACCAGCCATTCGGTTGGTGAATGTGATCGTGCTGGAGGCGATCCGCCTTGGGGCCAGCGATATTCATATCCATCCACGTACCAAGAATGTCGTGGTCCGTTACCGTATTGATGGCATCCTGATCGACAAGATCCACATCCCGCACAATCTGCACCAATCCATGGTGTCGCGCTTGAAAATCATGTCCGAACTGGATATCAGCGAACGTCGTCGCCCGCAGGATGGCCGTATTACCGTCAAGGCGCCCAATCGCATTGTGGATCTGCGTATCTCGACCTTGCCGACCATCAATGGCGAAAAGGTGGTGATGCGTATCCTGGATCGCAACAATACCGTGGTTGGCATTCAGGAGCTGGGTTTATCGGACAGTGATCTGGACAAGGTCAAGTTGCTGGTTGAAAAACCACAGGGCATTGTGCTGGCGACTGGGCCGACTGGCTCCGGCAAGACCACTACGCTATACAGCATGCTGCAGACCAGTGCGACCCCCACCAAGAACTACGTCACGATCGAAGACCCGGTCGAGTACTACATGGACATGGCAGGCCAGGTGCTGATCAAGGAACGCATTGGCTTGACCTTTCCGTTGGTGCTGCGCGCCATTCTTCGGCAAGACCCGGACGTGATCATGCTGGGCGAGATTCGTGATCTGGACACCGCTGAAGTGGCATTTCATGCTGCGATGACCGGGCATCTGGTGTATTCCACGCTGCATACCAATTCGGCAATTGCCACGATTTCACGGTTGCTGGATCTGGGCCTCAAGGCACATGTGATTGCCACCGCACTGGAGGGCATCATTGCTCAGCGGCTGGTCAGGCGTATTTGCAGTTATTGCGCACAGCGGGTGCCGATTGATCCCGTCACTTATCGCAAGCTGGGGCAGGCATTTGCCAAAGCACCCGAAATAGCCAGCCGGGGTGGTGGTTGTACACGTTGCCATCAAACTGGTTACCAGGGCCGGGTAGGGTTATACGAAGTGCTGGTGCCGGACGATACCTTGCGTCATCTGATCGCCGGCGGCGCCAATCCAGCAGAAATTTCTCGCTATGCCCGGTCGCTGGAGGCCGGGTCACTACTGGAGGACGGCTATCGCAAAGTGGTTGCGGGGCATACCACTGCCGATGAAGTGTTACGTGTTTTGGGGCCCTGCAGTTGA
- a CDS encoding ATP-binding protein, protein MHLAPPLARYDQDPTLADLLRDLPAGPLTALLSTLLDGPCWLTDETGQLLLGNPPLPDGMRSIPIAPEFEPIGQLHAAQANQAKLAATASMLTQLMRGVQRYRMAASVHLEALATDNATLREQQQALQQSETRYRELATSLDLQVKQQVEVIEAQQRELFTAEKLAAVGGLAAGVAHEINNPIGFIRSNMNSALNYLEQIALCLTQVRQGKLSFDQALAKYDLDFMLPDFTDLVQESIGGLDRVARIVQDLKAFSAVDSTEAMPLLLGDPIRLSIEMLGMQYPAALSIICQFGPLPQVLVAPGQVNQILFHVLHNALLATESGGEIKVCCSVIDNKVAVQVSDTGIGMPPAVLARVFEPFFTAWAFGRGKGLGLTVCRDLMQAQQGEIDIVSEPGQGTTVTLLFPVIGQP, encoded by the coding sequence ATGCACCTGGCCCCACCACTTGCCCGCTACGATCAGGACCCGACCCTGGCGGATCTGTTGCGTGATTTACCCGCGGGTCCGCTGACTGCCCTGTTGTCGACACTGCTGGATGGCCCGTGCTGGCTCACTGATGAAACAGGCCAGCTGTTGCTGGGCAACCCGCCCTTACCGGACGGGATGCGGTCGATACCTATTGCGCCGGAATTCGAACCCATCGGTCAGCTCCATGCTGCTCAGGCCAATCAGGCCAAGCTGGCTGCGACTGCCAGCATGCTGACTCAGCTGATGCGTGGCGTGCAGCGTTATCGCATGGCTGCCTCGGTGCATCTGGAAGCCCTGGCCACCGACAACGCAACCTTGCGTGAGCAGCAACAGGCACTGCAACAATCCGAAACGCGCTATCGTGAGCTGGCGACATCACTGGATTTACAGGTAAAGCAACAGGTTGAGGTGATCGAAGCCCAGCAGCGAGAGCTATTCACCGCAGAAAAGCTGGCGGCAGTCGGTGGCCTGGCTGCTGGCGTGGCCCATGAGATCAACAATCCGATCGGTTTTATACGCAGCAACATGAACAGTGCGCTCAATTACCTGGAGCAGATTGCGCTGTGTCTGACCCAGGTGCGCCAAGGTAAGCTGAGTTTTGATCAAGCCTTGGCCAAGTATGATCTGGATTTCATGCTGCCTGATTTCACGGATCTGGTGCAGGAAAGCATCGGCGGGCTGGATCGGGTGGCGCGCATCGTGCAGGATTTGAAGGCTTTTTCGGCTGTCGATTCCACCGAGGCCATGCCGTTGCTGCTGGGTGATCCGATCCGGCTCAGTATTGAAATGCTGGGCATGCAGTATCCGGCGGCATTGTCGATCATCTGTCAGTTTGGCCCGTTGCCGCAGGTGCTGGTGGCGCCCGGGCAGGTCAACCAGATACTGTTCCATGTGCTGCATAACGCGTTGCTGGCGACTGAAAGTGGGGGGGAGATCAAGGTTTGCTGCAGCGTGATCGACAACAAGGTGGCTGTGCAGGTCAGTGACACCGGTATCGGCATGCCGCCAGCTGTGCTGGCCAGGGTTTTCGAGCCATTTTTCACTGCTTGGGCCTTTGGAAGAGGTAAAGGCCTGGGCCTGACTGTATGCCGCGACCTGATGCAGGCGCAGCAAGGTGAGATCGACATTGTCAGCGAGCCGGGACAGGGTACCACGGTGACCTTGCTGTTCCCGGTGATCGGTCAGCCATGA
- a CDS encoding EAL domain-containing protein, which produces MKKGHKPHAGKRPVKGGRRAFGRRAGLLQAARFACRVDALGLTLSAWPYWFGGCRDGVVIWSGTAGYPVTYCNPAWRYRLGAQADELVRVAQGGLPGIVLDAESAKLLTEVLQSPRAATLQLSGHRPAGQHRRFKLTTWPLVAKSGQDHLVALIEDVTESLSREANLLRQVTHDAVTGLANRVLLLERLGWAMASAERYHHKCVLLMLDVDRFKHVNDAYGHPKGDDILRQVAERLRQLLRQEDLVARLGGDEFAIVLAEVESDTAARTVAERIRQALVPPFQLPPSRSIPLSASIGVAVFPDHGSTVEMLMQRADAAMYAAKALGGDAIEQAKGERSDAAARRLQIEAGLSQALERNELLLHFQPKVDLHTGEICGAEVLLRWQRADGSMVSPVEFITVAEESGLIEPIGEWLLGEACRVAARLRASELGPVRLAVNLSPRQFRSPHLASLLGQAMQAARIDASWLEVEVTESMAMQNPGLTRSMLAKIHELGVQIALDDFGTGHSSLAYLNEFPLDVLKIDQGFVRSIVDNVAHATMVRGIIALAHALSLRVVAEGIEQAAQLAYLRRCGCDMLQGYLFSKPISEGGFTDMLKAGKRLQLDTRHPQLMRALLLVDDEPFILQALQRVLRHEGYQIFTASSGAEALLIMAEHEVDVVLSDQRMPTMSGTDLLAKVKRIHPDTVRMILSAQCDFHAVRDAINRGEVFRFLSKPWEDDQLRAEIRRAFEYCRQRRDMAQPTMI; this is translated from the coding sequence ATGAAAAAAGGCCATAAACCCCACGCCGGAAAGCGACCTGTCAAAGGTGGCCGACGAGCGTTCGGGCGCCGGGCTGGCCTGTTGCAGGCTGCACGGTTTGCCTGTCGGGTGGATGCCCTAGGGCTAACCCTATCGGCCTGGCCCTACTGGTTTGGGGGGTGCCGCGATGGTGTCGTCATCTGGTCTGGTACTGCCGGATATCCGGTGACCTACTGCAACCCGGCGTGGCGTTATCGGTTGGGTGCACAGGCCGATGAGTTGGTGCGTGTCGCACAGGGTGGATTGCCAGGTATCGTGCTGGACGCCGAATCCGCCAAGCTGTTGACCGAGGTGTTGCAATCGCCGCGCGCAGCGACCCTGCAATTGTCGGGGCATCGTCCTGCTGGCCAGCATCGACGTTTCAAGTTGACAACCTGGCCGTTGGTGGCCAAGTCGGGGCAAGACCACCTGGTTGCGTTGATTGAGGATGTGACCGAGTCCCTCAGTCGTGAGGCTAATCTATTACGACAAGTGACCCATGACGCGGTTACCGGGCTGGCCAACCGGGTGCTGCTGCTGGAGCGCCTGGGTTGGGCAATGGCCTCGGCCGAGCGGTATCATCACAAATGCGTGTTGTTGATGCTGGATGTGGATCGTTTCAAGCACGTCAACGATGCTTACGGCCACCCGAAAGGGGATGATATCCTGCGACAGGTTGCCGAACGTTTGCGGCAGTTGTTGCGGCAAGAAGATCTGGTAGCCCGGTTGGGCGGAGACGAATTCGCCATCGTGCTGGCAGAAGTCGAATCCGATACCGCCGCACGTACCGTGGCAGAACGTATTCGCCAAGCATTGGTGCCGCCGTTCCAGTTGCCGCCATCACGCAGTATTCCATTGTCAGCCAGTATTGGCGTGGCCGTGTTCCCGGATCATGGTAGCACCGTTGAAATGTTGATGCAGCGGGCCGATGCCGCCATGTACGCTGCCAAGGCATTGGGTGGCGATGCGATCGAACAGGCCAAAGGAGAACGTAGCGATGCAGCAGCACGTCGCCTGCAAATCGAAGCCGGGTTATCGCAAGCATTGGAGCGAAACGAGCTGCTATTGCACTTTCAGCCGAAGGTTGACCTGCACACGGGCGAGATTTGCGGCGCCGAAGTTCTGTTGCGTTGGCAGCGGGCCGATGGCAGCATGGTATCGCCGGTCGAATTCATTACCGTGGCGGAGGAAAGTGGCCTGATCGAACCAATTGGTGAGTGGTTGCTGGGCGAAGCGTGTCGGGTCGCGGCTCGACTGCGGGCAAGTGAACTGGGTCCGGTGAGACTGGCTGTCAACCTGTCGCCGCGCCAGTTCCGCAGCCCGCATCTGGCCAGTCTGTTGGGGCAGGCCATGCAGGCGGCCCGCATTGATGCCAGTTGGCTGGAGGTGGAAGTGACCGAAAGCATGGCCATGCAAAATCCGGGGCTGACTCGGTCCATGTTGGCCAAGATTCACGAATTGGGCGTGCAGATCGCGCTGGATGATTTTGGTACTGGCCATTCATCGTTGGCCTATCTGAACGAGTTTCCGCTGGATGTGCTGAAGATCGATCAGGGATTCGTACGGAGTATTGTGGACAATGTGGCCCATGCCACCATGGTGCGAGGCATCATTGCGCTGGCGCATGCCCTGTCACTGCGAGTGGTAGCGGAAGGTATTGAGCAGGCAGCACAGCTGGCTTACCTGCGTCGTTGTGGGTGTGACATGTTGCAGGGCTATCTGTTTTCCAAGCCGATCAGCGAAGGTGGCTTTACCGACATGTTGAAAGCCGGCAAGCGGCTACAGCTGGATACGCGTCACCCACAATTGATGCGGGCGCTGCTGCTGGTCGACGATGAGCCGTTCATTCTGCAGGCATTACAACGGGTATTGCGGCACGAGGGGTACCAGATCTTTACTGCCAGCAGCGGGGCTGAGGCCTTGTTGATCATGGCGGAGCATGAGGTGGATGTGGTGTTGTCCGACCAGCGCATGCCGACCATGTCCGGTACCGACCTGCTGGCCAAGGTTAAGCGTATCCACCCGGATACGGTGCGCATGATCCTGTCCGCCCAATGTGACTTTCATGCTGTGAGAGATGCCATCAACCGTGGCGAGGTCTTCCGTTTCTTGTCCAAGCCATGGGAAGACGATCAACTACGCGCCGAAATCCGCCG
- a CDS encoding oxidoreductase: MDVNDFLAGLKALAESAFPKRCANCGHVFETPESFLRETRAIREGQTGLKQSWDDDDMVIVEAYRNCICGSTLMDFFTDRRDVSESGLKRRARFQQLIEYLAGQGITSERARLELLRVLRGEKSEILRSIRPPG; encoded by the coding sequence ATGGATGTGAATGATTTTTTGGCCGGACTGAAAGCGCTGGCTGAGTCGGCGTTTCCCAAGCGGTGTGCCAACTGTGGACATGTGTTCGAGACACCGGAGAGTTTTCTGCGCGAGACGCGTGCTATTCGTGAAGGGCAGACCGGGCTCAAGCAATCGTGGGATGACGACGATATGGTGATTGTTGAGGCTTACCGAAACTGCATTTGCGGTTCGACCTTGATGGATTTTTTCACAGACCGTCGGGATGTGTCGGAATCTGGCCTCAAGCGGCGTGCCCGTTTTCAGCAACTGATCGAATACCTGGCTGGGCAGGGCATCACATCAGAGCGCGCACGCCTGGAGTTGCTGAGGGTGTTGCGGGGTGAAAAGAGCGAAATACTGCGCAGTATCCGGCCACCGGGATGA
- a CDS encoding HD domain-containing phosphohydrolase — protein sequence MNTDTLEPVAPQMVNRAPTLLLVDDEANILASLRRLFRPHGYNVLTAGSGAEGIALLEEGEVDLIISDMRMPVMNGAQFLEKARQLCPNAIRILLTGFSEVSSTIDAINKGQIYRYIAKPWDDNEILMVVKQALEVKWLQTERARLLEVTERQNEELKQLNFGLEERVKERTQELEQAMLFLDQAHEKLKKSYVTTIKVFSNLIELRGGNMAGHSRRVAELARQIAIQMKRPEQDIHEIFLAGLLHDIGKIGLPDALLSKPFYKLSAEERDLVIKHPAKGQTALMALEQLASVGKLIRHHHERFDGLGFPDALAENDIPIGARILAVANEYDGLQIGSLQPNLYTPDQSLKMIQQGAGKRYDPKVVDALEGALAELKNKQGGDERILTSSALVPGMILARDLVTRDGVLLLARDYVLDTRIIEQIKHFEQSEGKPMQIVVQHKPAG from the coding sequence GTGAATACCGATACGCTGGAGCCTGTTGCTCCACAGATGGTCAATCGGGCACCGACTTTGTTGCTGGTGGATGATGAGGCGAACATTCTGGCCTCGCTGCGTCGATTGTTTCGTCCACATGGTTATAACGTTCTGACTGCGGGGAGTGGTGCAGAGGGCATTGCGCTATTGGAGGAAGGGGAGGTTGATCTGATCATTTCCGATATGCGGATGCCGGTAATGAATGGGGCGCAATTTCTGGAAAAAGCCCGACAATTGTGCCCGAATGCAATCCGTATCCTGCTCACTGGTTTCAGTGAAGTCAGTTCTACGATCGATGCCATCAACAAAGGGCAGATCTACCGCTATATCGCCAAGCCTTGGGATGACAATGAGATTCTGATGGTGGTGAAGCAAGCACTCGAGGTGAAATGGCTACAAACCGAACGGGCTCGGTTGCTGGAGGTGACCGAACGGCAGAACGAGGAATTGAAACAGCTCAACTTCGGATTGGAAGAACGGGTCAAGGAACGCACGCAGGAGCTGGAACAAGCCATGTTGTTCCTGGATCAGGCGCATGAAAAGCTGAAGAAGAGCTATGTCACCACCATCAAGGTATTCTCCAACTTGATCGAGCTGCGTGGCGGCAACATGGCGGGGCATTCCCGACGCGTGGCCGAGCTGGCACGGCAGATCGCGATCCAGATGAAACGGCCGGAGCAGGATATCCATGAGATATTCCTGGCAGGCCTGCTGCACGACATCGGCAAGATTGGCCTGCCGGATGCATTGCTGAGCAAGCCGTTTTACAAGTTGAGCGCCGAAGAGCGTGATCTGGTGATCAAACACCCAGCCAAGGGGCAAACCGCCCTGATGGCACTGGAGCAACTGGCCAGTGTCGGCAAGCTGATCCGACATCATCACGAACGTTTCGATGGGCTGGGTTTTCCTGATGCATTGGCCGAGAACGACATCCCGATTGGCGCGCGCATACTGGCAGTTGCCAATGAATACGATGGGTTGCAGATTGGTTCGCTGCAACCCAATCTGTATACCCCCGATCAATCACTGAAGATGATTCAACAAGGTGCTGGCAAGCGATATGACCCGAAGGTGGTGGATGCGCTGGAAGGTGCGTTGGCCGAGCTCAAGAACAAGCAAGGCGGGGATGAGCGCATCCTTACTTCATCCGCGCTGGTGCCGGGCATGATACTCGCTCGTGATCTGGTGACCCGTGACGGGGTGCTGCTGCTGGCGCGGGATTATGTGCTGGATACGCGCATCATTGAGCAAATCAAGCATTTTGAGCAGAGCGAAGGCAAGCCGATGCAGATTGTCGTGCAGCATAAACCGGCGGGTTGA
- a CDS encoding response regulator, translating to MYRILLVDDEPNILSALRRLLAAREADAGPIVEIFTSPREALARASEVAFELVISDYRMPGMDGVAFLKAFREIQPDAVRMILSGYTDFDALMSAINEAGIYRFISKPWRDAELTAAVHQALQMRHLLVENQRLADIIRVERGKLSRQEAELRRLESESPGITKVKWGEDGSVIFDDLEEVEPTEHIEIKPLH from the coding sequence ATGTATCGTATTTTGCTGGTAGATGACGAGCCCAATATCCTGAGTGCGCTTCGGCGCCTGTTGGCTGCCCGGGAAGCGGATGCCGGGCCGATTGTGGAAATCTTCACTTCACCGCGCGAAGCGTTGGCACGTGCCAGTGAAGTGGCATTCGAGCTGGTGATCTCAGACTATCGCATGCCGGGGATGGATGGCGTGGCCTTCCTCAAGGCATTCCGTGAAATTCAGCCTGATGCGGTACGCATGATTCTATCGGGCTATACGGATTTCGATGCCCTGATGAGTGCGATCAACGAAGCCGGTATCTACCGCTTCATCAGCAAACCATGGCGAGATGCGGAATTGACTGCTGCGGTGCATCAGGCCCTGCAGATGCGCCACCTGCTGGTGGAAAACCAGCGGCTGGCCGACATTATCCGTGTCGAGCGTGGCAAGCTGTCGCGACAGGAGGCCGAGTTGCGTCGACTGGAGTCGGAATCGCCCGGTATCACCAAAGTGAAGTGGGGTGAGGATGGCTCGGTAATATTCGATGACTTGGAAGAGGTTGAACCCACGGAGCATATCGAGATCAAGCCTTTGCACTAA
- a CDS encoding ATP-binding protein: MISVLLIEDDENDALLVRHELSRHYPGISLAWVSRPDALEAALERRWDVVVSDYSMPGFAVGQSLDMVHQAWPDMPFIVLTGAIGEEAAVALLKSGASNFLLKQNLYRLAAVIEHEMGQSAQRRLQAAAEQALRQANEALELRVAERTEDLLVRNQELEASKHQLEEAQSQLLQSEKLASIGQLAAGVAHEINNPIGYVYSNLSALSGYLDEIFKLLTAYVEAEPELPTQRRMLLEGQRRQADLDFLRDDVRALFAECTEGLGRIKKIVADLKDFSRTGADDEWQYADLRRCLDSTLNIVRNELKYKAEIVQDYHAIPEIECLPSQLNQVFLNMLVNASHAIADQGVITLRTEQEDDWIWVEIADTGAGIAEENLKRIFDPFFTTKPVGTGTGLGLSLSYGIVQKHGGRIEVTSQLGVGTAFRIWLPIRQTAKDEELQS, translated from the coding sequence ATGATCAGCGTGCTATTGATTGAAGACGATGAGAACGATGCTCTGTTGGTCCGGCATGAGTTGTCACGTCATTATCCCGGGATCTCCTTGGCCTGGGTCAGCCGGCCGGATGCGCTTGAGGCGGCGTTGGAGCGTCGCTGGGATGTCGTTGTATCCGATTACAGTATGCCGGGTTTTGCGGTCGGGCAAAGTCTGGATATGGTGCATCAGGCTTGGCCGGATATGCCTTTCATCGTGTTGACCGGTGCGATCGGAGAGGAAGCGGCCGTCGCACTGCTGAAGTCAGGTGCCAGCAATTTTCTGTTGAAGCAAAACCTGTATCGGCTGGCAGCAGTGATCGAGCATGAGATGGGGCAGAGTGCACAACGCCGTTTGCAAGCCGCTGCCGAACAAGCGTTGCGCCAAGCCAACGAAGCGCTGGAGCTGCGTGTGGCGGAACGTACGGAAGACCTGCTGGTACGCAATCAGGAACTGGAGGCCAGCAAACACCAACTGGAAGAAGCGCAAAGCCAGTTGTTGCAATCCGAAAAGCTGGCCTCGATTGGCCAGTTGGCGGCCGGGGTGGCGCATGAGATCAACAACCCGATCGGTTATGTGTATTCCAACCTGTCAGCGTTGTCCGGGTATCTGGATGAAATCTTCAAGCTGTTGACTGCCTATGTGGAAGCAGAACCGGAGTTGCCGACGCAGCGACGCATGCTATTGGAAGGGCAGCGTCGTCAGGCCGATCTCGATTTTTTGCGGGATGATGTGCGGGCTTTGTTTGCCGAATGTACCGAAGGACTGGGGCGCATCAAAAAGATCGTTGCAGATCTGAAAGATTTCTCGCGTACTGGGGCAGACGATGAATGGCAGTATGCCGACTTGCGGCGTTGCCTGGATAGCACGCTGAACATTGTGCGTAATGAGCTCAAGTACAAGGCCGAAATCGTGCAGGATTATCACGCGATTCCCGAGATCGAGTGTCTGCCATCGCAATTGAATCAGGTGTTCCTGAACATGCTGGTCAATGCAAGCCATGCCATCGCCGATCAAGGGGTCATCACGTTGCGGACCGAGCAGGAGGACGATTGGATTTGGGTGGAGATTGCTGATACAGGGGCCGGCATTGCAGAAGAAAACCTCAAGCGTATCTTTGACCCGTTTTTCACCACCAAGCCAGTCGGGACCGGGACGGGCCTGGGCCTGTCATTGTCCTACGGTATTGTGCAAAAGCATGGGGGCAGAATCGAGGTGACCAGCCAGCTTGGTGTGGGGACCGCGTTTCGTATCTGGTTGCCGATCAGGCAGACAGCCAAGGATGAGGAACTGCAATCGTGA
- a CDS encoding GTPase domain-containing protein has product MAEYDEAARKLTVKLVYYGPALSGKTTNLTRLHDLLAPPSRGDMMMLETQHDRTLFFDLLPMGFRAPSGDLIKFKLYTVPGQVAHDSTRKAVLSRADGVVFVADSQTSQTLNNAQSFDNLADNLQRVGLDIETLPLVVQFNKRDLSQIVPEAELHARWSATPWPLSLASALQGEGVRETLAALMPAVFRQLDGQHALQAQFGVSVEQFVTFLMD; this is encoded by the coding sequence ATGGCTGAATATGACGAAGCAGCGCGCAAGTTGACGGTCAAATTGGTGTATTACGGCCCGGCTCTGAGCGGTAAGACCACCAATTTGACCCGTCTGCATGACTTGTTAGCACCGCCCAGCCGCGGAGACATGATGATGCTGGAGACGCAGCATGACCGAACCTTGTTTTTTGATCTGTTGCCGATGGGATTTCGTGCGCCATCAGGGGATCTGATCAAGTTCAAGTTGTATACCGTGCCCGGGCAGGTGGCACACGACAGCACGCGCAAGGCTGTCTTGTCACGGGCTGACGGCGTGGTATTTGTGGCGGATTCGCAAACATCGCAAACCCTCAACAATGCCCAATCGTTCGATAACCTGGCTGATAACCTGCAGCGAGTCGGGCTGGATATAGAAACACTGCCATTGGTGGTGCAGTTCAATAAACGTGATCTGTCACAGATTGTACCGGAAGCCGAGCTGCATGCACGCTGGTCGGCTACACCTTGGCCGTTGTCATTGGCCAGTGCCTTACAAGGTGAGGGCGTACGAGAAACTCTGGCGGCGTTGATGCCGGCTGTTTTCCGCCAATTGGACGGGCAGCATGCACTGCAGGCCCAATTTGGCGTATCAGTCGAGCAGTTCGTGACCTTCCTGATGGATTGA